AAGGAAGCGATCACCGCACCGAAGCCGTATTCCGAGGCAGTGTTCATCGCCGCCAGCAACGAACCCCCGACCGCACTTCGACTGCCTTCGGCCAACTTGCCGCGAATCGCCTGGAAGCCGAACACCAGCACCATGATGATGCCGACCAGCAACGCGGCCTGAACCGCCCAGATCGCCGTGAGCTTGGCGATTTCAGTGGTCACCGGCGCCGCCATGCCCGGCAGTGCGAGGCTGTGGGTCTTGCCGTACCACTGGGGAATCCACTGGGTGAACAACAGGTTCATGATGCCGACGGCCAGCAACGGCGACAGTGCGATCCACGGATTGGGCAGTTTGATGTCGGCAGCGGTTTCCGGCTCGTTACGCAGTTCAGTGCCATAGCCCTCACCGGCGGCCTGAGCCTTGTTGCGCTGGCGCTGCAGAAACAGCATGCCGGCGCAGACCACGAAGATCGAGCCGATCAAACCCAGCCACGGCGCGGCCCAGGCGGTGGTGTTGAAGAAGGTGCTGGGAATGATGTTCTGGATCTGCGGGGTGCCGGGCAGGGCGTCCATGGTGAACGAAAACGCGCCGAGGGCGATGGTCGCCGGAATCAGGCGTTTAGGGATATTGCTCTGGCGGAACATTTCGGCCGCGAACGGGTAGACCGCAAAGACCACCACGAACAGCGACACGCCACCGTAAGTCAGCAGGGCGCAGACCAGGACGATCACCAGCATCGCCTGGCGGGTGCCGAGCAGACGAATCGCCGCCGCGACAATGGAACGCGAGAAACCCGACAACTCAATCAGCTTGCCGAACACCGCGCCGAGCAGGAACACCGGGAAATACAGTTTGATGAAGCCGACCATTTTTTCCATGAACACCCCGGTGAAGGCGGGGGCGACGGCGGAAGGGTCGGTGAGCAGAACGGCGCCGAGGGCGGCAAGCGGGGCAAAAAGGATAACGCTGTAGCCACGGTAGGCCGCGAGCATCAGCAGCGCGAGGGCTGCCAAGGCAATGATCACACTCATGGTGTGTCTCCTGGATTGTTATTTTTGTGTGGTGAAGCTGTGTGCGGGAGGGGCTATAGCGAGTTTCGTGCCACAGGAGCAACGTATTGAAATATAAGGATATTTTATCTGTGGAAGAGCGAAATTCAGTTTTTTGTCTCTGATTTGAGACTTTTTTGATGCTGCAGGCCTGATCGCTGGCAAGCCCGCTGCCACAGGTTGAGCAGGTTTTTCTCGAAGGATGCGATCCCTGGGGGATCGGGCTTATCCGCGATGGTCTGTCTACTAATGGAGATTTACGTCTCGTTATAGAGACTCGGCAATCCCCAGCGCCACCATCTTCTTGTACAACGTCGACCGCCCAAGCCCTAACCGAGCCGCCGCCTCAATCACCTTCCCCCCGCATTGCGCCAGGGTAGATTCAATCAATTGCCGGTCAAACCGCTCCCGAGCCTCGCTGAAGGTCTCATGGGCAACCGATTCAATCATTAAGGGCGCGGTGCGTTCGACTGGCGTAAACGTACCAATCGCTGCACGAATATCCTGCACATTCAGCAACAGGTCGTCACTGAGCAACGCCGCCCGTTCCAGTACGTTGCGCAGTTCGCGAATATTCCCCGGCCAGGCGTGTTGTCCCAGTAGCTCCAGCGCTTCGCGGTTCAGTTCATGCTGACTGCGCAGCTCCTCGAGAATCGCTTCACTCAGGGCCGGTAAATCATCGAGACGATCTCGCAACGGTGGCACCTGGATCGGCAGCACGTTGAGGCGGTAATACAGATCGGCACGAAACTCGCCGCGTTTGATCGCCGCTTCAAGGTCGGTCGAGGTCGCCGCGATCACCCGCACATCGCTCTGAATCACTTCGTTGGAGCCCACCGGTTCGAATTCTTTTTCCTGCAACACCCGCAGCAGTTTGCTTTGCAGGGGCAGCGGCATGTCGCCGATCTCATCGAGGAACAGCGTCCCGCCCTGGGCAATCTGCAGCTTGCCGGCACGGCCCTTGCGGTCTGCACCGGTGAACGCGCCGGGGGCGGTGCCGAAGAATTCGGCTTCCAGCAACGACTCGGGAATCGCTGCGCTGTTGATGCTGACGAAGGCTTTATGGGAACGTGGCGACGCCCCGTGAATAGCCTGCGCCAACAGCTCTTTGCCGGTGCCGGTTTCGCCGAGCAGCAGCACCGGCGAATCGGCGCTGGCACTGCGCCGGGCGCGGCGTTTGACTTCGAGGCTGGCCGCGCTGGTACCGATGAAATGGGCGAAGTTGTACTTGGTCTGCCGTGCCCGCAGCAGCGAACGGGTGGAGGCCAGTTCTTCCTGCATGCTCATGTAGCGCTTGAGCATTGGCGAGAGGCTGCGCAACTCGTCGAACAGCGCAAAACCAATCGCACCGATCACCACGCCGGCATCGTCGTGAATCGGCAGGCGCATGACCACCAGCGGTTCCTTGGAGGTGTCCTGCATGTCGAGCAGAATCGGCCGACCAGTGCGCACTACCTCGCGCAGCAGGCTGCCGGGGATCACGCTTTCGCAAGCCTTGCCGATGGCCACTTCAGCCGACGCCAGACCGAAGCGCCTGGCATAGCGTTCGTTCATCCAGACGATGTTGGCGTCGCGATCGACGATCACCGTGCCTTCACTCGACTGCTCGATGATCTCGAACAACGAACGGATCGCCAACAGGCGAACGCGCTGGTAGTCCTTCAGGCTTTCGGTGGTGTTCATGTGGGCTGATCCTGATTGTGTACAAAGCCAGGCACTGGATTATGCCTACCGCGGATGCGCCGCCGCCAACAGCTCTTTGGTGTACGGATGCTGCGGTGATTCGAACACGTCGTGGCTGGCGCCGCTTTCCACCACCTTGCCGTCCTTGATCACGATCATGTCATGGGCGAGGGCGCGGACGACCGCCAGGTCATGGCTGATGAACAGATAGGTCAGCCCGTGTTTTTCCTGAAGCTGGCGAAGCAGGGCAACCACCTGTTTTTGCACCGTGCGGTCCAGCGCCGAGGTCGGTTCGTCGAGCAGGATCAGCGCCGGCTTCAGCACCAGCGCCCGGGCAATGGCGATGCGCTGGCGCTGGCCGCCGGAAAATTCGTGAGGGTAGCGATGGCGACTTTGCGGGTCGAGGCCCACTTCCTGCAGTGCACGAATCACCTCGGCCTTGCATTCGTCCGCCGTCAACTGGCTGTGAACCTCAAGGCCTTCGCTGATGATCTGCGCCACGGACATCCGTGGGCTGAGGCTGCCGAAAGGGTCCTGGAACACCACCTGCATTTTCTTGCGCCACGGCCGCAGCTGCTTTTGCGTCAGACCATCCAGCGCTTCACCCTGAAAGCGAATGCTGCCTTCGGAGTCGAGCAGGCGCAGGATCGCCTGCCCCAGGGTGGACTTGCCGGAACCGGATTCACCGACAATGCCCAGTGTCTTGCCACGCTGTACATTCAGGCTGATGCCATCCACCGCATGCAAATACGTTTTGCGCTGGAACAGTCCGCCACTGAGGGCGAAGCGCACGGAAAGATTGTCCACTTCCAGTACGTTCTCGCGAGTGTCCCTGGCCAGCGCTTCACCTTCCGGTTCGGCATTCAGCAAGACGCAGCTGTACGGATGCTTCGGCTCGGTGAACAGCGTCTCGCACGGCGCCTGCTCGACGATTTCCCCAGCCTTCATCACGCACACGCGCTGGGCGATGCTACGCACCAGATTGAGGTCGTGGCTGATCAGCAGCAGCGACATGCCGAGTCGCTGTTGCAGGGATTTGAGCAGCAGCAGGATCTTGCGCTGCACCGTTACGTCCAGCGCCGTGGTGGGCTCGTCGGCGATCAGCAACTCCGGTTCGCAGGCCAGGGCCATGGCAATCATCACCCGTTGCCGCTGGCCGCCGGACAGTTGATGCGGGTACGCCTTGAGACGTTCCTTGGGTTTCTGGATGCCCACCAGGTGCAGCAACTCAAGAATCCGTGCCTGCGCGGGTTTGCCAGTCATGCCTTTGTGCAACAGCAACGTTTCGCCGATCTGCTTCTCAATGCTGTGCAGCGGGTTGAGCGAGGTCATCGGCTCCTGGAAAATCATCGCGATGCGGTTGCCGCGCAACTCCCGCAGCACTTTGGAGGAGGCGCCGAGCAATTCCTTGCCGCGATAGCGGATGCTGCCGCTGGATTCGGTGCCGGTCTCGGGCAGCAATTGCAGGATCGAGTGCGCGGTCACCGATTTGCCGGACCCCGACTCACCGACCAGTGCCAGGCATTCGCCGGGGCGGATGTCCAGGCACAGATTGCGCACCACGGTCTGGCCGCTGAAGGCCACGCTGAGGTTGCGGATTTCGATCAGGTTACTCATATCAACATCCGCTTGTTCAAGACCGAGGATCAAAGGCGTCTCGCAACGCCTCGCCGATAAACACCAGTAACGAAAGAATCAACGCCAGGGTGAAAAACGCCGTCAACCCCAGCCACGGCGCTTGCAGATTCTGTTTGCCCTGACCGATCAGTTCGCCCAGCGATGCACTGCCGGCCGGCATGCCGAAACCGAGGAAATCCAGCGCGGTGAGCGTCGAAATCGCTCCGGTCAGAATGAACGGCAGGTAACTCAGGGTTGCGTTCATCGCATTGGGCAGAATGTGCCGCACGATGACTTTGCGGTCGGTCAGGCCCAGTGCGCGGGCGGCTTTGACATATTCCAGGTTGCGCCCGCGCAGGAACTCGGCGCGCACCACGTCCACCAGCGCCAGCCAGGAAAACAGCGCCATGATCCCCAGCAGCCAGCAGAAATTCGGCTCGACGAACCCTGACAAGATGATCAGCAGGTACAGCACCGGCAACCCCGACCAGACTTCCTGCAAGCGCTGACCGATCAGGTCGACCCAGCCGCCGTAATAACCCTGCCACGCGCCGGCGGCGATGCCGATCAGCGCGCTGACAAACGTCAGCATCAACGCAAACAGAATCGACACCCGCGCGCCGAAAATCACTCGGGCCAGCACGTCGCGCGCCTGGTCGTCGGTGCCCAGCCAATTGACGCTCGAGGGCGGGCTCGGCGCCGGTTTGTTCAAGTCATAGTTGGGTGTGTCGTCGCTGAACGGGATCGGCGGAAACAACAGCCAGCCGCCATCCTTTTTGATCAGCTTCTGCACATAGTCGCTGCGATAGTCCGCCTGGAACGGCAGTTGCCCGCCGAATTCCTGCTCGGTGTAGCGCTTGAAAACCGGGAAGTACAACGAACCCTGATAACTGACCACCAGTGGTTTGTCATTGGCGATCAGCTCGCCGCCCAGGCTCAAGAGGAACAGGCCGATGAACAGCCACAACGACCACCAGCCACGACGGTTTTTCTTGAAACGTTCGAAACGGCGACGCGCCAGCGGCGAAAGCTTGAACATCAGGCATTCCTCGCGGCGAAGTCGATACGCGGGTCGACCAGGGTGTAGCAGAGGTCACCGACCAGTTTTATCAGCAGGCCGAACAGTGTGAAGATGAACAGCGAACCGAATACCACCGGATAATCCCGGGACACCGCGGCTTCGTAACTCATGCGGCCCAGGCCATCGAGGGAAAAGATCACTTCGATCAGCAGCGAACCGGCGAAGAACACACTGATGAACGCCTGGGGAATGCCCGACACCACCAACAGCATCGCGTTGCGGAACACATGGCCATACAGCACGCGCCGTTCGCTCATGCCTTTGGCGCGGGCGGTAACGACGTATTGGCGGGTGATTTCATTGAGGAAGGAGTTTTTGGTCAGTATCGTCAGCGTGGCGAACCCGCCGATCACGAGCGCCGTCACCGGCAACACCAGGTGCCAGAAATAGTCGGCGATCTTGCCCACCGTGGACAGCGATTCGAAGTTGTCCGAGACCAGGCCGCGCACCGGAAACCAGTTCAGCGACGTGCCGCCGGCGAACACCACGATCAAGAACATCGCAAACAGGAACGCCGGCATCGCATAGCCGATGATGATCGCGGTGCTGCTCCAGATATCGAAGTGGCTGCCGTGATGCACGGCTTTGCGGATGCCCAGCGGAATCGACACCAGGTAAGTGATCAGCGTGGCCCACAGCCCGAGGGAAATGGTCACCGGCATTTTTTCCAGGATCAGGTCGGTGACCGTGGCGCCGCGGAAGAAGCTTTTGCCGAAATCCAGTTGCGCATAGCTTTTGAGCATCAGCCACAGGCGTTCCGGGGCCGGTTTGTCGAAGCCGTACTGTTTTTCTATTTCCTTGATCAGTTGCGGATCCAGGCCGCGGCTGGCCCGCGAACTGCCGCTCATGACTTCGCTGGAACCACCGCCGACACTGGCGCCGCCGATGCCTTGCAGGTGTGCGATCGCCTGTTCCACCGGACCGCCCGGCGCAGCCTGAACGATGACGAAGTTGACCAGCAGGATGATCACCAGCGTCGGAATGATCAGCAGCAAACGCCGCAGAATGTAAGCCCACATCAGTGCGGCCCTCCGGGTTTGCCGCGCTTGATCAGCTCGGCGGTCATCTGTTGGTTGGTCAGCGGCGTGGTGCTCACTTCCCACCAACTCTCGATGGCTTCGTCATTGGCGG
This DNA window, taken from Pseudomonas fluorescens NCIMB 11764, encodes the following:
- a CDS encoding GntP family permease — its product is MSVIIALAALALLMLAAYRGYSVILFAPLAALGAVLLTDPSAVAPAFTGVFMEKMVGFIKLYFPVFLLGAVFGKLIELSGFSRSIVAAAIRLLGTRQAMLVIVLVCALLTYGGVSLFVVVFAVYPFAAEMFRQSNIPKRLIPATIALGAFSFTMDALPGTPQIQNIIPSTFFNTTAWAAPWLGLIGSIFVVCAGMLFLQRQRNKAQAAGEGYGTELRNEPETAADIKLPNPWIALSPLLAVGIMNLLFTQWIPQWYGKTHSLALPGMAAPVTTEIAKLTAIWAVQAALLVGIIMVLVFGFQAIRGKLAEGSRSAVGGSLLAAMNTASEYGFGAVIASLPGFLVLADWLKSIPNPLVNEAVTVTLLAGITGSASGGMSIALAAMANDFIAAAHAANIPLEVMHRVAAMASGGMDTLPHNGAVITLLAVTGLTHREAYKDIFCITLIKTLAVFVVIGTFYATGIV
- a CDS encoding sigma-54 interaction domain-containing protein, which encodes MNTTESLKDYQRVRLLAIRSLFEIIEQSSEGTVIVDRDANIVWMNERYARRFGLASAEVAIGKACESVIPGSLLREVVRTGRPILLDMQDTSKEPLVVMRLPIHDDAGVVIGAIGFALFDELRSLSPMLKRYMSMQEELASTRSLLRARQTKYNFAHFIGTSAASLEVKRRARRSASADSPVLLLGETGTGKELLAQAIHGASPRSHKAFVSINSAAIPESLLEAEFFGTAPGAFTGADRKGRAGKLQIAQGGTLFLDEIGDMPLPLQSKLLRVLQEKEFEPVGSNEVIQSDVRVIAATSTDLEAAIKRGEFRADLYYRLNVLPIQVPPLRDRLDDLPALSEAILEELRSQHELNREALELLGQHAWPGNIRELRNVLERAALLSDDLLLNVQDIRAAIGTFTPVERTAPLMIESVAHETFSEARERFDRQLIESTLAQCGGKVIEAAARLGLGRSTLYKKMVALGIAESL
- a CDS encoding ABC transporter ATP-binding protein: MSNLIEIRNLSVAFSGQTVVRNLCLDIRPGECLALVGESGSGKSVTAHSILQLLPETGTESSGSIRYRGKELLGASSKVLRELRGNRIAMIFQEPMTSLNPLHSIEKQIGETLLLHKGMTGKPAQARILELLHLVGIQKPKERLKAYPHQLSGGQRQRVMIAMALACEPELLIADEPTTALDVTVQRKILLLLKSLQQRLGMSLLLISHDLNLVRSIAQRVCVMKAGEIVEQAPCETLFTEPKHPYSCVLLNAEPEGEALARDTRENVLEVDNLSVRFALSGGLFQRKTYLHAVDGISLNVQRGKTLGIVGESGSGKSTLGQAILRLLDSEGSIRFQGEALDGLTQKQLRPWRKKMQVVFQDPFGSLSPRMSVAQIISEGLEVHSQLTADECKAEVIRALQEVGLDPQSRHRYPHEFSGGQRQRIAIARALVLKPALILLDEPTSALDRTVQKQVVALLRQLQEKHGLTYLFISHDLAVVRALAHDMIVIKDGKVVESGASHDVFESPQHPYTKELLAAAHPR
- a CDS encoding ABC transporter permease, producing MFKLSPLARRRFERFKKNRRGWWSLWLFIGLFLLSLGGELIANDKPLVVSYQGSLYFPVFKRYTEQEFGGQLPFQADYRSDYVQKLIKKDGGWLLFPPIPFSDDTPNYDLNKPAPSPPSSVNWLGTDDQARDVLARVIFGARVSILFALMLTFVSALIGIAAGAWQGYYGGWVDLIGQRLQEVWSGLPVLYLLIILSGFVEPNFCWLLGIMALFSWLALVDVVRAEFLRGRNLEYVKAARALGLTDRKVIVRHILPNAMNATLSYLPFILTGAISTLTALDFLGFGMPAGSASLGELIGQGKQNLQAPWLGLTAFFTLALILSLLVFIGEALRDAFDPRS
- a CDS encoding microcin C ABC transporter permease YejB, which encodes MWAYILRRLLLIIPTLVIILLVNFVIVQAAPGGPVEQAIAHLQGIGGASVGGGSSEVMSGSSRASRGLDPQLIKEIEKQYGFDKPAPERLWLMLKSYAQLDFGKSFFRGATVTDLILEKMPVTISLGLWATLITYLVSIPLGIRKAVHHGSHFDIWSSTAIIIGYAMPAFLFAMFLIVVFAGGTSLNWFPVRGLVSDNFESLSTVGKIADYFWHLVLPVTALVIGGFATLTILTKNSFLNEITRQYVVTARAKGMSERRVLYGHVFRNAMLLVVSGIPQAFISVFFAGSLLIEVIFSLDGLGRMSYEAAVSRDYPVVFGSLFIFTLFGLLIKLVGDLCYTLVDPRIDFAARNA